The Aethina tumida isolate Nest 87 chromosome 6, icAetTumi1.1, whole genome shotgun sequence genome has a segment encoding these proteins:
- the LOC109603257 gene encoding facilitated trehalose transporter Tret1 — translation MSATMETATEKSSLVDETVFVISNNVHRRQQIKWRDACRQFLACCIAHTLVIQAGVNMAFSAVLLPQLHEQKSDITINKNEGSWIASIVTISLPLGSLLIGPLMDKFGRKTMCLVTTVPFVIAWLLHAYASTVWYIYTARILSGFTGGLTTVALVYVSEISHQNYRAMLLSLNSVFVSFGILLTCVLGLFFQWRTMSGIFCCVVVLSMVGLWFVPESPHWLIVFKNDPNAAAKSLRWLYVDDLIFEQQYQKILESKTVLGGVSESSALLNIRQNLYVFKNPVVYKPLLILLIVFFFQQLSGAYVIIFYAVDLFREIGGQFGKGINEFVALVLLGTIRFLMSIISAVISKKIGRRPLLFTSCLGMGLCSFVAGLYMYWSSLPQSELDKLRIQKDPKNDNVPLFCVLGYVCFGSIGYLVIPWSLIGELLPIKVRGKLGGVLISVAYVFMFVVLKMFPFILDAVSIQNLFYILSIINVVGFIVLYFILPETLGKSFSDIEKYFMKDRI, via the exons ATGTCCGCGACGATGGAAACAGCAACGGAGAAGAGCAGTTTGGTGGACGAGACGGTGTTCGTCATCTCCAACAATGTGCACAGAAGACAACAGATTAAATGGAGGGACGCCTGCAGACAGTTTTTGGCGTGTTGCATCGCCCACACACTTGTAATACAAGCGGGCGTCAACATGGCCTTTAGTGCGGTACTGCTGCCGCAGCTGCACGAACAGAAGAGCGACATCACCATCAACAAAAATGAAGGCTCGTGGATTG CTAGCATCGTGACTATTTCGTTGCCACTGGGGTCGTTGTTGATTGGACCCCTGATGGACAAGTTCGGGAGGAAGACCATGTGTTTGGTGACAACGGTGCCGTTTGTGATCGCCTGGCTGTTGCACGCATACGCCTCGACGGTTTGGTACATTTACACAGCTAGGATTCTGTCGGGTTTCACCGGAG GCTTGACGACAGTGGCTTTGGTGTACGTGAGTGAAATCTCCCACCAGAACTACAGGGCCATGCTCTTGAGCCTCAACAGCGTCTTCGTCTCCTTCGGCATCTTGCTAACGTGCGTGCTAGGTCTGTTTTTCCAATGGAGGACAATGTCCGGCATTTTCTGTTGCGTGGTGGTATTAAGCATGGTGGGGCTGTGGTTCGTGCCCGAAAGTCCTCACTGGTTGATCGTCTTCAAGAACGACCCCAACGCCGCCGCCAAATCACTTCGTTGGTTGTACGTCGACGATTTGATTTTTGAGCAGCAGTACCAGAAGATCTTGGAGTCCAAGACTGTTTTAGGGGGTGTTAGTGAGAGTTCTGCGTTGTTGAATATCAGACAGAACTTGTACGTTTTCAAAAATCCGGTGGTTTACAAGCCTCTGCTGATACTTCtgattgttttctttttccaACAATTGTCTGGTGCCTACGTGATCATTTTCTATGCCGTGGACTTGTTCAGGGAGATCGGGGGACAGTTCGGGAAGGGAATAAACGAATTCGTCGCCTTGGTGCTATTAG GTACCATACGTTTTTTGATGTCGATAATCTCAGCCGTGATCTCAAAGAAAATAGGGAGACGACCCCTCTTGTTCACCTCATGTTTGGGCATGGGTTTGTGCAGCTTCGTAGCAGGCCTGTACATGTACTGGAGCAGCTTACCGCAGTCCGAATTGGACAAGCTGCGCATACAAAAAGATCCGAAAAACGACAACGTACCCCTCTTTTGTGTCCTGGGGTACGTTTGTTTCGGTTCTATCGGTTATTTGGTGATTCCGTGGAGTTTGATTGGTGAATTGTTGCCGATTAAAGTGCGCGGGAAATTGGGGGGAGTACTGATCTCTGTCGCGTatgtttttatgtttgttgttttgaaaatgttcCCCTTTATTTTGGACGCCGTTAGTATACAGAATTTGTTCTACATTCTGTCGATTATTAACGTCGTGggtttcattgttttatattttattttgcctGAAACTTTAGGAAAATCGTTCTCGgacattgaaaaatattttatgaaggaTCGAATATAA